A portion of the Hoylesella buccalis ATCC 35310 genome contains these proteins:
- a CDS encoding RagB/SusD family nutrient uptake outer membrane protein: MKKIYSLMFAGALLLSTTGCDIDILNPNESTNSTFWKTPDDLKAGVNGCYSNLYKESGWMRWLSFRYDLTSDEGWSSSPWIELGDWTRFVYNNYNFYEGNNGHWENFYRGIFRCNQVITAADKIEMDAAEKTKTVAQAYFLRGMWFMQVNLLWDKGAIILQPEDANFVPKDASEQEMWAQIESDFKKAIEGLPEVWQGDDKGRVTKGAAKAFLAKAYMQQHKYQEAKDQLKWLIDREGTIYGLMKNRQDNFTDLNENNEEGVFEIQFADLNKGGTGNSADMAFGFQRTQFFAPSGIGWGDGKARRWLVDEFLKEKRIDGKNDTRLYNSILYKGFSKDFPEEPTKYYYFDNADWNSGWGNDVEDCYIKKYNTSYYRDREDYFARNNYRVIRYADVLLNYAECIAETGGSITEAAKYVDKVRQRAGLSKLADSKWKDCLSSKDAFMKRLQIERTLELCFEGWRWADLKRWGLLDTQAGIDKLKSRDRDFNNFVLGKHRRLPIPQYEIDNSNGQLTQNPKY; encoded by the coding sequence ATGAAAAAGATATATAGTTTAATGTTTGCGGGTGCTCTTTTACTGAGTACGACAGGATGTGACATTGACATTCTCAACCCCAATGAATCAACGAACAGTACATTCTGGAAAACACCCGATGACCTAAAGGCGGGCGTTAACGGCTGCTACAGCAACTTGTATAAAGAGTCGGGGTGGATGAGATGGCTCTCCTTCAGATACGATCTGACGTCTGATGAGGGCTGGAGCTCGTCACCATGGATTGAATTGGGTGACTGGACGCGCTTTGTATACAACAACTACAACTTTTATGAAGGAAACAATGGCCACTGGGAGAATTTCTATCGTGGCATTTTCCGTTGTAACCAAGTCATTACTGCGGCCGATAAAATAGAAATGGATGCGGCAGAAAAGACCAAAACGGTAGCGCAAGCTTACTTCCTTCGAGGCATGTGGTTTATGCAAGTGAATCTGCTTTGGGATAAAGGTGCTATTATTTTGCAACCCGAGGACGCAAACTTTGTACCGAAAGATGCCTCTGAACAGGAAATGTGGGCACAAATAGAAAGCGATTTCAAGAAAGCAATTGAGGGACTGCCTGAAGTATGGCAAGGCGATGATAAGGGTCGTGTAACCAAGGGAGCAGCAAAAGCTTTCTTGGCTAAGGCATACATGCAGCAACACAAGTATCAGGAAGCTAAAGATCAACTCAAATGGCTTATTGACCGTGAAGGTACCATATATGGCTTGATGAAGAACAGGCAAGACAACTTTACCGACTTGAATGAAAACAACGAAGAGGGTGTTTTTGAAATACAGTTTGCTGACCTCAATAAGGGAGGTACAGGCAATTCTGCCGACATGGCATTTGGTTTCCAGCGCACTCAGTTCTTTGCACCAAGTGGTATAGGATGGGGTGATGGTAAAGCGCGCCGCTGGTTGGTTGACGAGTTCTTGAAAGAAAAACGCATAGATGGCAAGAACGACACTCGTCTGTACAACAGTATTTTGTATAAGGGATTCTCAAAAGATTTCCCAGAAGAGCCAACCAAGTACTATTACTTTGATAATGCTGACTGGAATTCAGGTTGGGGAAATGATGTGGAAGATTGCTACATCAAGAAGTACAACACCTCTTATTATAGAGATCGTGAAGACTATTTTGCTCGAAACAATTACCGTGTCATCCGTTATGCTGACGTACTGCTCAATTATGCTGAGTGTATTGCCGAGACAGGTGGCTCGATTACCGAGGCTGCTAAATATGTAGATAAGGTTCGTCAGCGTGCAGGATTGTCAAAATTGGCTGACAGCAAGTGGAAAGACTGTCTGTCGTCTAAAGATGCTTTCATGAAACGTTTGCAGATTGAACGCACCTTAGAGCTCTGTTTTGAAGGATGGAGATGGGCCGATTTGAAACGTTGGGGATTGTTAGATACCCAAGCAGGCATCGATAAACTGAAGTCTCGTGACCGTGATTTCAATAACTTTGTGCTTGGAAAGCATCGCCGCTTGCCAATACCACAATATGAAATTGACAACAGTAACGGACAGTTGACGCAGAATCCGAAGTATTAA
- a CDS encoding glycoside hydrolase family 43 protein codes for MKRDFMKYSNRFASIFLLCFAFIGCSGEPDTPTVNHASHNQQHETMQKNDIVPLADPYILLHDGTYYAYGTHADEGIEVYTSADLKQWKPAGLALHRNDSWGNKWFWAPEVYALNGKFYMFYSAEEHVCMAVADSPLGPFKQPKKEPMMAWEKNIDNTLFIDDDGKKYMFFDRFNDGLNIWSVQLDDNMAVLQNTLCPCIHVSQKWEEVWPRVNEGAFVYKHQGKYYLLYSANSYESQQYGVGYAVADQIEGPWVKYQHNPILQNPPGLVGVGHGALFKDKEGVLRYVFHAHHDRTHIHPRLMYITTATFDHEGNLRLSEDYIVPKLKQ; via the coding sequence ATTAAAAGAGATTTTATGAAGTACAGCAATCGATTTGCTTCAATATTTTTATTATGTTTTGCTTTTATAGGTTGTTCTGGAGAGCCTGATACACCTACAGTCAACCATGCTTCGCACAATCAACAACATGAAACGATGCAAAAGAATGATATCGTTCCACTGGCCGATCCGTATATATTGTTGCATGATGGGACATATTATGCCTACGGAACGCATGCGGATGAAGGTATTGAGGTGTATACCTCTGCTGATTTGAAGCAATGGAAACCTGCTGGATTGGCCTTACATCGCAACGATTCCTGGGGCAACAAGTGGTTTTGGGCTCCTGAAGTATATGCGCTCAATGGAAAATTCTACATGTTTTATTCGGCCGAAGAACATGTGTGCATGGCGGTCGCCGATTCGCCTTTGGGGCCTTTCAAACAACCAAAGAAAGAACCCATGATGGCTTGGGAGAAAAACATTGATAACACATTGTTCATTGATGACGACGGCAAGAAATACATGTTTTTCGATCGATTCAATGACGGATTGAATATTTGGTCTGTCCAATTGGATGACAATATGGCTGTGTTGCAGAACACACTATGCCCTTGTATCCATGTTTCTCAAAAGTGGGAAGAGGTTTGGCCAAGGGTGAATGAAGGCGCGTTTGTGTACAAACACCAAGGAAAGTATTACCTTCTTTATTCTGCCAATAGTTATGAAAGTCAACAATATGGTGTAGGTTATGCCGTTGCTGATCAGATAGAAGGCCCTTGGGTCAAGTACCAGCACAACCCTATCTTGCAAAATCCTCCTGGTTTGGTGGGCGTTGGGCATGGCGCTCTGTTCAAAGATAAAGAAGGAGTGTTGCGTTATGTCTTCCACGCTCATCACGATCGGACACACATTCATCCACGCCTCATGTACATCACAACGGCTACTTTCGATCATGAAGGTAACCTACGACTAAGTGAAGATTATATCGTTCCGAAATTGAAACAATAA
- a CDS encoding family 43 glycosylhydrolase, whose amino-acid sequence MKKNSLYILLFSALLLGCSSHNEPTRAEKEKPQKKENVYHNPIINTSLPDPTVIRASDGNFYLYATEDIRNTPIYKSGDLVHWTYVGTAFTNSTRPTLVKDGGIWAPDINYINGQYVLYYAMSTWGGEWQAGIGAAVADRPEGPFKDCGKVLTSMEIGVQNSIDGYYFTENGRHYLFWGSFRGIYAIELSADGLSVLPGAEKQKVAGSFMEAVCIHRRGDYYYMFGSFGSCCDGANSTYRITVGRSEHLLGPYVNKQGKQLMDNQYEVVLHANNQFVGTGHNAEIITDDHGNDWMIYHSFLRSDIGRGRVLMMDQLKWKDGWPYVDTDSPSKEQKKPYFK is encoded by the coding sequence ATGAAGAAAAACAGCTTATACATCCTTTTGTTTTCCGCGCTTCTATTAGGTTGTTCGTCACACAACGAACCGACAAGAGCGGAAAAGGAAAAGCCACAGAAAAAAGAAAATGTGTATCACAATCCCATCATCAATACCAGTTTACCCGACCCTACAGTCATCCGAGCCAGTGATGGAAACTTCTATCTCTATGCCACTGAAGATATCCGTAATACCCCTATTTACAAGTCGGGTGATTTGGTGCATTGGACATACGTAGGCACTGCTTTCACCAATAGCACCAGACCAACGTTGGTAAAGGACGGAGGAATTTGGGCTCCTGACATCAATTATATCAACGGTCAGTATGTTTTATATTACGCCATGTCTACTTGGGGTGGCGAATGGCAGGCTGGTATCGGTGCTGCCGTAGCTGATCGGCCAGAAGGTCCCTTTAAGGATTGTGGGAAAGTGCTGACCAGTATGGAGATTGGTGTGCAAAACAGCATTGACGGATACTACTTTACAGAAAATGGACGACATTACCTCTTTTGGGGTAGTTTTCGCGGTATTTATGCCATTGAGTTGTCGGCTGATGGCTTGTCGGTGCTTCCTGGTGCCGAAAAACAAAAGGTGGCGGGCAGTTTCATGGAGGCGGTATGCATTCATCGTCGAGGCGATTATTATTATATGTTTGGTTCGTTCGGATCATGCTGCGATGGTGCCAATAGTACTTATCGCATTACCGTTGGTCGTTCTGAGCATTTGCTGGGCCCTTATGTCAATAAGCAAGGTAAACAGTTGATGGACAATCAATACGAAGTGGTGCTGCATGCCAATAATCAGTTTGTGGGTACAGGGCATAATGCCGAAATCATAACTGATGATCATGGTAACGATTGGATGATTTATCATTCTTTCCTGCGGTCGGACATTGGTCGGGGACGGGTGCTCATGATGGATCAATTAAAGTGGAAAGACGGATGGCCTTATGTTGATACCGATTCGCCCTCCAAGGAACAAAAGAAGCCTTATTTCAAATAA
- a CDS encoding family 43 glycosylhydrolase: protein MRRFKIILLSLFLLLFSKSSGQPLQNPVLKGVADAGVLRFGGKYYIGGVHTYGDFFVSTDLVHWNQRIHVFDLDNQWTHGTGAKNNQIHANDMIYHNGQFHLLFSVNYWGNDRHIVHITHAVSPKVDGKYVEVRPDQWTENRIDPMVFKDEDGKLYLYMVKFTE from the coding sequence ATGCGTCGATTCAAAATCATTTTGCTGAGCCTCTTCTTGCTCTTGTTTTCAAAAAGCAGTGGCCAACCCCTTCAAAACCCCGTATTGAAAGGTGTTGCTGATGCGGGTGTGCTTCGTTTTGGTGGAAAATATTACATTGGGGGAGTGCATACGTATGGCGATTTTTTCGTGAGTACTGACCTTGTACACTGGAATCAACGCATCCATGTATTTGATTTAGATAACCAGTGGACACACGGAACTGGGGCTAAAAACAATCAAATTCACGCGAATGACATGATTTACCACAACGGACAGTTTCATCTGTTGTTTAGTGTGAATTATTGGGGTAACGACCGGCACATCGTGCATATCACACATGCCGTGTCGCCAAAGGTTGACGGAAAGTATGTTGAAGTGCGCCCTGACCAGTGGACCGAGAATCGCATTGACCCGATGGTGTTCAAGGATGAAGATGGAAAGTTATATCTTTACATGGTCAAGTTTACCGAATGA
- a CDS encoding endonuclease/exonuclease/phosphatase family protein, whose translation MKKVLLTLALSMIFSTMPLLAQNTGAFPRVNQSDVRIANYYTRYCYSPTLKNVDVNRIANVINKLDADIVCIQQLDSCTSRSNKEIQTSKLAELTHMHGYFMKTVTLKDGGAQGQVILTRDKPLSVQYVQLPGKIEKRGAVIAEFEKYVIASTHFDTETTNRITALTTLKEKLSAYNKTAFISGYFNEGNLNSEFFKKVMTDWTIQNERVATENSRKKRELDFIVSLNGDHNPYCTNTKVVTSLEGLNLIEASLHYPVFCDFKDLRTTSTNILHIDPEQKDNTYYNLQGTKIENPTKTGVYIHHGKKVLIK comes from the coding sequence ATGAAAAAAGTTCTGCTCACCTTGGCGTTGTCAATGATATTTTCAACAATGCCACTCCTGGCACAAAACACCGGAGCTTTTCCACGAGTCAATCAAAGCGATGTGCGCATCGCCAACTATTATACGCGATACTGTTATAGTCCTACGCTTAAAAATGTCGATGTAAACAGAATAGCAAATGTCATCAACAAACTGGATGCAGACATCGTTTGCATACAGCAATTGGATAGTTGCACATCGCGTTCCAACAAAGAGATCCAGACAAGCAAGCTGGCCGAACTAACCCACATGCATGGCTACTTCATGAAAACCGTAACACTGAAGGATGGTGGGGCTCAAGGACAAGTAATTCTCACACGCGACAAACCTCTGTCTGTTCAATATGTTCAACTACCTGGAAAGATAGAAAAACGAGGTGCCGTCATTGCTGAATTCGAAAAATATGTCATTGCCTCAACACACTTTGACACAGAAACTACAAACAGGATAACGGCCTTAACCACGTTGAAAGAAAAGCTCAGCGCCTACAACAAAACTGCTTTCATCTCAGGCTATTTTAATGAAGGTAACCTCAACAGCGAATTCTTCAAGAAAGTGATGACTGATTGGACAATTCAAAATGAAAGAGTGGCTACAGAAAACTCACGTAAAAAGCGTGAACTCGACTTTATCGTTTCTCTCAATGGTGACCACAACCCCTACTGCACCAACACAAAAGTAGTGACATCACTCGAAGGTCTTAACCTGATAGAGGCATCGTTGCATTATCCTGTTTTCTGTGACTTCAAGGACTTAAGAACGACGTCGACAAACATTCTACACATCGACCCGGAACAAAAAGACAATACGTATTATAATCTTCAAGGCACAAAAATAGAAAATCCAACGAAAACAGGGGTATACATCCATCATGGAAAGAAAGTTCTCATCAAATAA
- a CDS encoding endonuclease/exonuclease/phosphatase family protein: MKNMFLYSLLLAAASFNFSCANEDDNSKFDNLLPYGKQEVSYTYPKADGNFRLLTFNVRRCMGNDNQINYNRTASVIKALNPDVVCVQELDSVRPRTGSVYQLAELAKLTGMNYYFGRGIRYEGGGSYGTGLLYKGKPISTRTIPLPGKEKRCVSVAEFDHYVLMCTHLALQAENREASVRIFTEEAKKYKKPVYLAGDFNEDKMESKFFVDLQKEWDIVSSSEFTFPVPKPVKRIDFIITLKKYPVTANASKAVYKMDGLNVDAVSDHYPVYCDFPTPPPFVVEDDPQEGKGEIPLAAGDVRIANYYTQYCRGTDGKVDCNRFATAINKINADVLCIQQLDSCSERANNKYQIEELARMTKMHGYYMTTNKLTQGSMGQAILTKDKPLSIARVQLPGKKENRGAIIVEFEKYVVASTHFDTDMGNRIIALNILKDKLGVYHKPAFISGYFNEGNLKSDFFKEVEQNWTIVNKRIPTENRGKKRELDFIVYLNGLKPSLTKTDVIQQLSDVDLLTISKHYPVYCDFSGLK, translated from the coding sequence ATGAAAAATATGTTTTTATACAGTTTACTTTTAGCGGCTGCATCATTTAACTTTTCATGCGCCAATGAAGACGACAACTCAAAGTTCGACAACTTATTGCCCTATGGCAAGCAGGAAGTGTCATACACATATCCTAAGGCCGATGGCAACTTCCGCCTCTTGACTTTTAACGTCAGAAGGTGTATGGGAAATGACAACCAGATAAATTATAACCGAACAGCCTCTGTCATCAAAGCCCTCAATCCAGACGTGGTATGTGTTCAAGAACTCGACAGTGTAAGGCCCCGCACAGGATCTGTCTACCAGCTGGCCGAGCTGGCAAAGCTTACAGGCATGAACTATTATTTCGGACGGGGCATCAGATACGAAGGAGGCGGATCATACGGTACCGGACTGCTTTATAAAGGCAAGCCCATCAGCACCCGTACCATACCTCTGCCTGGAAAAGAAAAACGATGCGTGTCTGTAGCAGAATTCGATCATTATGTCTTAATGTGTACTCACCTTGCTCTGCAAGCCGAAAATCGTGAAGCATCGGTAAGAATCTTCACGGAAGAGGCAAAAAAATATAAAAAACCGGTCTATCTCGCGGGCGATTTCAACGAAGACAAAATGGAGAGTAAGTTTTTTGTTGACCTCCAGAAAGAGTGGGACATCGTATCTTCTTCAGAATTCACATTCCCTGTTCCCAAGCCTGTCAAGCGAATTGATTTTATCATAACATTGAAGAAGTATCCTGTAACAGCCAATGCGTCAAAAGCCGTTTATAAAATGGATGGGTTGAACGTTGATGCCGTTTCTGACCACTATCCTGTCTATTGTGACTTCCCAACCCCACCACCCTTTGTTGTAGAGGACGACCCGCAAGAAGGTAAGGGAGAGATACCACTGGCTGCTGGCGATGTGCGAATAGCGAACTATTATACCCAATATTGCAGAGGAACTGATGGAAAAGTGGATTGCAATCGGTTTGCAACAGCCATCAATAAGATCAATGCCGACGTGTTGTGCATTCAGCAACTGGACAGTTGCTCTGAACGAGCCAACAACAAGTACCAGATTGAGGAGCTAGCGAGAATGACAAAGATGCACGGATACTACATGACAACAAATAAACTGACGCAAGGCTCAATGGGGCAAGCTATCCTGACAAAAGACAAGCCTCTCTCCATTGCGAGAGTACAGCTTCCTGGAAAGAAGGAGAACCGGGGTGCCATCATCGTTGAATTCGAAAAATATGTCGTTGCCTCAACTCATTTTGACACAGACATGGGCAACCGAATCATTGCCCTAAACATCTTGAAGGACAAGCTGGGAGTTTATCACAAACCGGCTTTCATATCAGGTTATTTCAATGAGGGTAATTTGAAAAGTGATTTTTTCAAGGAAGTAGAGCAAAACTGGACTATCGTAAACAAGCGCATACCAACAGAAAATCGAGGGAAAAAGCGTGAATTGGACTTCATCGTCTACCTGAATGGTTTAAAGCCATCCTTGACAAAAACGGATGTGATTCAACAGCTCAGCGATGTTGACCTGCTGACTATATCAAAGCATTACCCTGTGTATTGCGACTTCTCTGGCTTGAAATAA
- a CDS encoding RagB/SusD family nutrient uptake outer membrane protein — translation MSKLNYIRILIISLVWINISCEDLLDKTPQDRLHPTVYFKTEEELKLFTNQFYNQLIPSAASVYNETADIIVPSTLMNEMTGQRVIPDDGGGWGFSALRDINFYLQHSNQCNDEAVRNKYDGVARFFRAFFYFDKVRRFGDVPWYDTALESTSPELYKPRDTREFVMQKIMEDLDFAITNLPAEKDPYRITKWTALALKSRVALFEGTFRKYHGLQDYEKYLDLCIAASETFMSTSGYTLYNEGKYPYRDLFASMDAKPEEIILGRDYNASLSVFHSVQNYENSSSMGKPGLNKKIVNSYLMSNGSRFTDKAGYQTMTFQEETQNRDPRLAQTIRTPGYKRIGGSSTEAPNLAFTMTGYHLIKYTLTPNYDGYNKSCNDMPIFRTAEIYLNFAEAKAERGTLSQGDLDKSIKLIRERAGMPNLRMDDANANPDPYLLSETTGYPHVQGANKGVILEIRRERTIELMMEGFRYWDLMRWKEGKLLEKELLGIYIPGAGIYDLDGDGKNDVCFYEGTKPSARVPLFLEIGKQIQLKEGNKGNIICHKQIEKKWNEDRDYLYPIPINDRTLTNGALTQNPGWNDGLSFQ, via the coding sequence ATGAGTAAGTTAAATTATATAAGAATACTGATTATATCATTAGTTTGGATAAACATTTCTTGTGAGGATCTTTTGGATAAGACACCTCAAGACAGGCTTCATCCAACCGTATATTTTAAAACTGAAGAAGAACTGAAACTCTTTACAAACCAATTCTATAATCAGCTTATTCCAAGTGCGGCAAGTGTGTACAATGAAACCGCAGATATCATAGTTCCCTCCACTTTAATGAACGAAATGACAGGTCAACGTGTGATACCCGATGATGGTGGAGGTTGGGGGTTCTCGGCCTTGCGAGACATTAATTTTTATCTGCAACACTCCAATCAGTGCAATGACGAGGCTGTACGCAACAAATATGATGGCGTGGCTCGATTTTTCAGAGCATTCTTCTATTTTGACAAAGTGAGGCGATTTGGGGATGTACCCTGGTATGATACGGCTTTGGAATCAACGTCTCCTGAGCTGTACAAGCCGAGAGACACCAGAGAATTCGTAATGCAGAAAATAATGGAAGATCTTGATTTTGCCATCACCAACCTTCCTGCCGAGAAAGATCCATACAGAATTACAAAATGGACGGCACTGGCCTTAAAGTCAAGAGTGGCGCTGTTTGAAGGAACCTTCAGAAAGTATCATGGACTACAGGACTATGAGAAGTATCTTGATTTGTGCATTGCCGCCTCTGAAACATTTATGTCTACAAGTGGATACACCCTCTACAACGAGGGAAAATATCCATACAGAGACCTGTTTGCGTCAATGGATGCAAAACCTGAAGAAATTATTCTGGGAAGAGATTACAATGCAAGCTTATCTGTATTTCATAGTGTCCAAAACTATGAGAATTCGTCATCCATGGGTAAGCCTGGACTCAATAAAAAAATTGTAAACTCATATTTGATGAGTAATGGTAGTAGATTTACTGACAAGGCTGGATACCAGACCATGACATTTCAAGAAGAAACGCAGAACAGAGATCCAAGACTGGCACAAACCATCAGGACACCAGGTTACAAGCGCATAGGCGGAAGCAGTACAGAAGCACCCAACCTGGCATTTACCATGACAGGGTATCATCTAATTAAATACACGCTGACGCCAAACTACGACGGCTATAACAAATCGTGTAACGACATGCCCATTTTCAGAACGGCAGAGATATATCTAAATTTTGCGGAAGCCAAAGCAGAAAGAGGAACGCTTTCACAAGGCGATTTAGACAAGTCGATCAAGCTAATTCGTGAAAGGGCAGGAATGCCAAATCTTAGAATGGATGATGCTAACGCAAATCCTGATCCCTACCTGTTATCCGAAACGACAGGATATCCACATGTGCAGGGAGCCAACAAAGGCGTCATTCTTGAAATTAGACGCGAGAGAACCATCGAGCTAATGATGGAAGGATTTAGATATTGGGACCTAATGCGTTGGAAAGAAGGAAAATTGCTTGAGAAAGAACTACTTGGAATATATATTCCAGGAGCAGGTATCTATGACCTAGATGGTGACGGGAAAAACGATGTATGCTTCTACGAAGGCACCAAACCTTCAGCAAGGGTTCCACTATTCCTGGAGATAGGAAAGCAAATTCAGCTTAAAGAAGGCAACAAAGGAAATATTATTTGCCACAAACAAATTGAGAAGAAATGGAATGAAGACAGAGATTATCTGTACCCCATCCCTATTAATGACCGCACTCTTACAAACGGTGCATTGACCCAAAACCCTGGATGGAATGACGGATTAAGTTTTCAATAA